The Colias croceus chromosome 2, ilColCroc2.1 region TAccttatttacaataaatgatTCACGACCGAAACAGTTCGTCCAGTCGTTAAACTTATCCCGAACGTTGGACTAAGAGTAACTTCAAAATGTCGAACTGAACGTGaagaattttctattttattaaacaccAATATTCGAAAGCTGAACCGCTGGACTATGACCTCTAAACTAGTATCAACTATCGATCCTAATACGTTAAGGTACTACTTTGTATGTtctaactttataatatattttacaatgtatatccaatacattgaatattgaaatataaatattcgtcgatttaaattaattttgactGTTGTAAACTGCAATCCGTGTTCGATTCAGGCCACATTAAAGGTACCTATTAAAACCTAAAGTCggtagaaaattttatattatctatagtaTGATAATTGGTTCTGACCTTAGCCTGGCTAAGAACTTCCATAGACTTTGTTCGGTTAATTTTGTCCGTTCCTATGATTACTTGAGGTGTAAACTATTTCGTTATCATGTTAATACATTGTCCGCTTCACTATCATTACTTTGTACCCCCGAATCGGTTTTATCATCAAACGTACAACTTTCTAATATTGGTCCGCTACAGAGTTATGAAATGACCTAACTTACGTCTATACTTACGGTAAGGCTAGAATGATTAAATTTAGACATATCTATGCCTTGCGTGATATGTATTGCAATAGTGGCGCGTTAAAGCTAACACATTGTTCCTTCTACATCACACTACGGCTCGTGCTCGACTCGTCTCAACCACCAATATGTCAAAGGAACACGCTCTCTTCTCAATTTTACCTTCGCCAATATAAAAACGTCACGAACACTCCGGCTTTTATCGTTCTCAAAATTCCCCAAAGATATGTAAAGACTTACAAGCTACGACAAATCGTTATCTCTACGTAGTTCTAAAATTTGTTAGTAACAAGTGATATGTTGATGGAGAGATTCGCTCCTCCTTAAAGACAACATTCATGAATGAACAATACCCCTAACACTTAACGTCGATCAGGCAACACAATATTACTCCGCTACGAAATACTGAGTGGACTTAgcaatataacatttaaaatggcTTACAactaaatatacatatttataatttacatataaaaataaattttagaaaatatttcacgtatatttgtaaataaatataaatatcatataattgaccgtacaaataaattttataatgatacaaccatatatttattgaatccATTTACGGTTCGAACATTCAATACGGGCAACAACGAATACAGAAGCAAAAAATCAATGTAATAGAATACAAAGCAATAATTGTTATAGTacaataaactatttattcgTATTTGAACCACATGGTGTGTAAGCTAACCGCTGAGACGAAGCTCAGGCTCAAAGCGACATAAGAGGACCGTGACGTCATCGCTACGTTAGTACAATTTTGTGGTGGATCCGGCTTGCCTGGAATTAAGAAAGATTATGTTAGTAGTCGtagtagttacatatttttagtaattttctTCAGAATAATATCATTGTATCCTAGATGAAGTGAAATAAGCTATCAGCCACATGCCGCGATTGCAGGAAATCtgaacaaaataaacttttttgtgtTCACATTTTTGTagtgaatatttatataatttcatatacttataccaagttatattttgtaaatcatataaataagCAATTAACAATGATAAaaaccttttatttttttctttctttctctCATTTATGTTGTACTAGCGacccgctcgcggcttcgcccgctttgtctaaacccaataaattatatactaaaaccttcctcgaggATCACTATCTGTTAAAAAACCCggatcaaaatccgttgcgtagttttaagcatacatagggatatagggacagagtaAGCgactttatttaatactatatAGTGATAGTGATACTCACTCGTAGCAGCCATAAGTTGAGGGATATATTTCTGCCAGAAAGCGCACTGTTTCACCCTCAGACCACGTCCAATAGAGCTGGAGTTGACCGCAAGGGACAAGTACTCTCTCCCAGTAGTCGTGTGTAACGGCCAGTGCACTTTATTCGCTTCACCTCCGGCATTTATGGATGGAtttctgaaataataaatcaaattaattatattttgtctacaaatagtaataaaaatagagtgtgtgccaagcacacgtgtcagaagtgaaacttctttggaaatattcaaagataccaaaaggTCGCCTTACGACGTGAcgatattgccatgacgcgaacttttaattttactctcaacgcgcgcaaagaagtttcacttcaaaattgtGTGTCTtcatgtcagaagtgaaacttctttactATACTACGTTCGTCCTTTCTCATTCTCTATTCTTCAAAAAAATGTTGCACATCTTCGTGACGGTACGGACGGTTTATTACGATTCATCCATAAAAATCTCAtacgcctaaagaagtttcacttcaagaATGTAAAATAATGCCATACCCAGATCTAGCAAAATTAGCCCAATACTTCATGAGCCGTTTGCTAAACTCGATCTCTTCTGGAGAATAATTCTTTCCAGGGTTTAACGGTTCGCCGAAAACGTAATTAATTTCGTCCGCGTGCATCACACCCGTCCAAGATGGCCAGGGGTTGTTCTTGCTTcgatgtttaaaataatacgtaTATACGTTATTGCCAGTTTCTGCGTATCTATGAGCGAATTCGTTCACTCCACATGTGAAATGGTAATCTCCAACCATCTTGTCCAAAGCGTTCCTGTTCTTTACAGGATCATCTGGGTTTATCCAATCCGTATACTCATACACTATTGCCTGACGAGCCACATCATTCACGTATGGATTCAATTCTCTAACAGCTTGAAGATACTGCTCTCTCGTTATACCGACGTTTTCTTCTTTCGGAAACAGTTCTGTTAAATAGTACAGAATAAAGTAATAACCCTCTTCTGTATTGGATCCCATTAATATGTttgtctttttaaaattttggtgcGCTAAAGATCGCCGCGGCATTTCGTCTAAGAATGAGCCATCGATTATTGGAACGAATGGAAATTCACAAATGCCCAATGTTCCCCATTCGTTATTAACGAGATCGTCTGCGCTTTTCTTCCTTAAGCACTCAATCATAGGACCCATATCTGTTCTGGAACTTGGACAGTGAACAGCTTCAGCCAATCGCATACCACGAAGGATGCTCTCTTCCCTAGATATAATGGCCCAAGGAGCTGTTGCCGCTCCGGACTGCATGATCGCTTGAGAGAACAAATTTCTTGACAGAGGAGAAAGCAAATGCAGAGAAACCGATACCGCACCCGCTGACTCTCCGaacaatgttatattatgagGATTCCCTCCAAAGAATGCGATATTATCTTTCACCCATTCTAACGCCATAAGTTGATCGAACAGTCCAGCGTTACCGGGAACATCGGCTGTATCGAAAAATAGGAACCCTAGTGACGCAACTCTGTATTGCATAGACACATACACAATATTCTCTTCTGACACAAGAATTTTTGGGTCGTAAACATCAAGCGTCGCGGTTCCAGAGTAAAAACCACCACCGAAAACCCACAGCATCACTGCTGCATTTTTAGGACGCGGTCTCGGCGtgactatatttatataaaggcAGTCTTCCTGCATATCCGTGTTGGGATTCCACATCATGGCGCCGGGAAAATCACCGAACACCGTATCTACAATTTGGACGCACGTGTGTGGCAGTGTCGTTGTATTGAGTATCTCCTCGCCCCAGTTTTCGACGGGTCTCGGATGTCTGAACCTTAAGTCACCGAGCGGTTTCTGAGCGTACGGGATGCCGAACCAGGCGTCGACTTTTTTGCCGGTCGCAGCGGTGAGGGTGATACCTCGGACTCGTCCTTTTCTAGTGCGCACTATCAGGGGATCGTCGTCATCGGGGCCGTAGCGGGGCTCGTCAGCCATGAGTTCTTCAACTCGTTCATGGTTGGAGTAGAACGTGTCGTGCGCCCGCTTGGAGGAGGTTTCGGTTTCGTCGAACCTAGCGCGCTTGGAGGAGGTCTCGTGCTCCTCAATGCGCGGGAGGATGGTGTCGGACTCGGGGTTGTAGCGCACGGCCTCCCCGTGGCCGCGGTAGGGCTGCGGCGCGGGCGGCGGGAAGTGCGCGGCGTGGTCGGGCGCGTGGTGCCTGGCGCGGTGCTCGTGCGGGCTCGCCAGCGCGCGGGCCAGCAGCGCCAACAGCGCCGCGACCAACACGCGCATGCCGCCTCTACACGCACTCCCACAGTCACCACCTGGAACGTGACAACGGTGGAATTAATCGAAACTCTACATTGTTTCGAAAGTTgagttaaatttattaacgtaaagatgtttttttttttcaagattATGGTTAAAACTTGCACGAGTGACGTGGCAAAACTATATCTATAATTCGTAAAAAACTACAATGCTtgctgttatttttaaatacgttACGATCTTTCTCTGTAGAAAGATGTGTAGAGCGTaatgttaacataatatttttatcgtgctttaaaaccaatattaattagtataaaatcaaattattttttaaacaattattatatcttagtaaatagattttatactGTCTGCACGTTAAGCTGGTAATTATACCTCAACTATCAAAATGACGGTCATATCTAGATGACTATTACTGTGCTATAActcaataattatgataatcaCAAAACGCAATTACTGTTACATAATCAAACTTGATTTGATCGGATTGTAGTAATAAATGGACAATCACATAGTTAAGCTTTCAAACCGATTTATACAATAACTTATTTATCCAATTTTGATGATACGTATTTCGGAAAATTGTGCAATCCTACAAAAAAAGTCTTATCTAGACGATTTTTGCCAATTATGGCTTTATCCAATCCTTATGTGGTATACTGAGAAGTGTGTGACATATTGTATTCATGtcttttttcttaataatttttttttaattaccttaAAAGCTAAGCATTACTTCTCATCTACATAACaacttaaattaattagttttcaTAACATggtgtttccatacaaacattttcttatattatgtgaatctatatttttctgtatatattaagaaattatatataatataaaataataattcttctAAATTACAGCGCTTTATCGCTGCAATTTCAAATTCAACTAAG contains the following coding sequences:
- the LOC123700279 gene encoding acetylcholinesterase-like, with translation MRVLVAALLALLARALASPHEHRARHHAPDHAAHFPPPAPQPYRGHGEAVRYNPESDTILPRIEEHETSSKRARFDETETSSKRAHDTFYSNHERVEELMADEPRYGPDDDDPLIVRTRKGRVRGITLTAATGKKVDAWFGIPYAQKPLGDLRFRHPRPVENWGEEILNTTTLPHTCVQIVDTVFGDFPGAMMWNPNTDMQEDCLYINIVTPRPRPKNAAVMLWVFGGGFYSGTATLDVYDPKILVSEENIVYVSMQYRVASLGFLFFDTADVPGNAGLFDQLMALEWVKDNIAFFGGNPHNITLFGESAGAVSVSLHLLSPLSRNLFSQAIMQSGAATAPWAIISREESILRGMRLAEAVHCPSSRTDMGPMIECLRKKSADDLVNNEWGTLGICEFPFVPIIDGSFLDEMPRRSLAHQNFKKTNILMGSNTEEGYYFILYYLTELFPKEENVGITREQYLQAVRELNPYVNDVARQAIVYEYTDWINPDDPVKNRNALDKMVGDYHFTCGVNEFAHRYAETGNNVYTYYFKHRSKNNPWPSWTGVMHADEINYVFGEPLNPGKNYSPEEIEFSKRLMKYWANFARSGNPSINAGGEANKVHWPLHTTTGREYLSLAVNSSSIGRGLRVKQCAFWQKYIPQLMAATSKPDPPQNCTNVAMTSRSSYVALSLSFVSAVSLHTMWFKYE